One Canis lupus dingo isolate Sandy chromosome 29, ASM325472v2, whole genome shotgun sequence genomic region harbors:
- the CCNE2 gene encoding G1/S-specific cyclin-E2 isoform X1: protein MSRRSSRLQAKQQPQPSQTDSPQEAQIIQAKKRKTAQDVKKRKEEAARKQQYEIRNCWPPVLSGGISPCIIIETPHKEMGTSDFSRFTNYRFKNLFINPSPLPDLSWGCSKDVWLNMLKKESRYVHDKHFEVLHSDLEPQMRSILLDWLLEVCEVYTLHRETFYLAQDFFDRFMLTQKDINKNMLQLIGITSLFIASKLEEIYAPKLQEFAYVTDGACSEEDILRMELIILKALKWELCPVTVISWLNLFLQVDALKDAPKVLLPQYSQEKFIQIAQLLDLCILAVDSLEFQYRILAAAALCHFTSIEVVKKASGLEWDNISECVDWMVPFVSVIKSTSPVKLKIFKKISMEDRHNIQTHTNYLSMLDEVNYVNTFRKGGQLSPVCSGGIMTPPKSTEKPPGKH from the exons ATGTCCAGACGCAG TAGCCGTTTACAAGCCAAGCAGCAGCCACAGCCCAGCCAGACGGATTCCCCCCAAGAAGCCCAGATAATCCAGGCTAAGAAGAGGAAAACCGCCCAG gatgtcaaaaaaagaaaagaggaggccGCCAGGAAACAGCAGTATGAGATTAGG aatTGTTGGCCACCTGTATTATCCGGGGGGATCAGTCCATGTATTATCATTGAAACACCCcacaaagaaatgggaacaaGTGACTTCTCTAGATTTAcaaattacagatttaaaaatctttttattaatccTTCACCTTTGCCTGATTTAAG TTGGGGATGTTCAAAGGATGTTTGGCTAAACATGCTAAAAAAAGAGAGCAGATATGTTCACGACAAACATTTTGAAGTTCTGCATTCTGACTTGGAGCCACAGATGAGGTCAATACTTCTAGACTGGCTTTTAGAG GTATGTGAAGTATACACACTTCATAGAGAAACGTTTTACCTGGCACAAGACTTTTTTGATAGATTTATGTTGACACAGaaggatataaataaaaatatgctccAACTCATTGGAATTACCTCATTATTCATTGCTTCCAAACTTGAG gaaatttatgcTCCTAAGCTCCAAGAGTTTGCTTATGTCACTGATGGTGCCTGCAGTGAAGAGGATATCTTAAGAATGGAACTTATTATATTAAAG GCTTTAAAATGGGAACTCTGTCCTGTAACAGTCATCTCCTGGCTAAATCTCTTCCTCCAAGTTGATGCTCTTAAAGATGCTCCTAAAGTTCTTCTACCTCAGTATTCTCAGGAAAAGTTCATTCAAATAGCTCAG CTTTTAGATCTGTGTATTCTGGCCGTTGACTCGCTGGAGTTCCAGTACAGAATACTGGCTGCCGCTGCCCTGTGCCATTTTACCTCTATTGAGGTGGTTAAGAAAGCCTCAG gTTTGGAATGGGACAACATTTCTGAATGTGTAGACTGGATGGTGCCTTTTGTCAGTGTAATAAAAAGTACTAGCCCTGTGAAGCTgaagatttttaagaagatttcTATGGAAGATAGACACAATATCCAGACACATACAAATTATCTGTCTATGCTG GATGAAGTAAACTATGTAAACACCTTCAGAAAGGGGGGACAGCTGTCACCCGTGTGCAGTGGAGGCATTATGACACCGCCGAAGAGCACTGAGAAACCACCAGGAAAACACTAA
- the CCNE2 gene encoding G1/S-specific cyclin-E2 isoform X2, producing the protein MSRRSRLQAKQQPQPSQTDSPQEAQIIQAKKRKTAQDVKKRKEEAARKQQYEIRNCWPPVLSGGISPCIIIETPHKEMGTSDFSRFTNYRFKNLFINPSPLPDLSWGCSKDVWLNMLKKESRYVHDKHFEVLHSDLEPQMRSILLDWLLEVCEVYTLHRETFYLAQDFFDRFMLTQKDINKNMLQLIGITSLFIASKLEEIYAPKLQEFAYVTDGACSEEDILRMELIILKALKWELCPVTVISWLNLFLQVDALKDAPKVLLPQYSQEKFIQIAQLLDLCILAVDSLEFQYRILAAAALCHFTSIEVVKKASGLEWDNISECVDWMVPFVSVIKSTSPVKLKIFKKISMEDRHNIQTHTNYLSMLDEVNYVNTFRKGGQLSPVCSGGIMTPPKSTEKPPGKH; encoded by the exons ATGTCCAGACGCAG CCGTTTACAAGCCAAGCAGCAGCCACAGCCCAGCCAGACGGATTCCCCCCAAGAAGCCCAGATAATCCAGGCTAAGAAGAGGAAAACCGCCCAG gatgtcaaaaaaagaaaagaggaggccGCCAGGAAACAGCAGTATGAGATTAGG aatTGTTGGCCACCTGTATTATCCGGGGGGATCAGTCCATGTATTATCATTGAAACACCCcacaaagaaatgggaacaaGTGACTTCTCTAGATTTAcaaattacagatttaaaaatctttttattaatccTTCACCTTTGCCTGATTTAAG TTGGGGATGTTCAAAGGATGTTTGGCTAAACATGCTAAAAAAAGAGAGCAGATATGTTCACGACAAACATTTTGAAGTTCTGCATTCTGACTTGGAGCCACAGATGAGGTCAATACTTCTAGACTGGCTTTTAGAG GTATGTGAAGTATACACACTTCATAGAGAAACGTTTTACCTGGCACAAGACTTTTTTGATAGATTTATGTTGACACAGaaggatataaataaaaatatgctccAACTCATTGGAATTACCTCATTATTCATTGCTTCCAAACTTGAG gaaatttatgcTCCTAAGCTCCAAGAGTTTGCTTATGTCACTGATGGTGCCTGCAGTGAAGAGGATATCTTAAGAATGGAACTTATTATATTAAAG GCTTTAAAATGGGAACTCTGTCCTGTAACAGTCATCTCCTGGCTAAATCTCTTCCTCCAAGTTGATGCTCTTAAAGATGCTCCTAAAGTTCTTCTACCTCAGTATTCTCAGGAAAAGTTCATTCAAATAGCTCAG CTTTTAGATCTGTGTATTCTGGCCGTTGACTCGCTGGAGTTCCAGTACAGAATACTGGCTGCCGCTGCCCTGTGCCATTTTACCTCTATTGAGGTGGTTAAGAAAGCCTCAG gTTTGGAATGGGACAACATTTCTGAATGTGTAGACTGGATGGTGCCTTTTGTCAGTGTAATAAAAAGTACTAGCCCTGTGAAGCTgaagatttttaagaagatttcTATGGAAGATAGACACAATATCCAGACACATACAAATTATCTGTCTATGCTG GATGAAGTAAACTATGTAAACACCTTCAGAAAGGGGGGACAGCTGTCACCCGTGTGCAGTGGAGGCATTATGACACCGCCGAAGAGCACTGAGAAACCACCAGGAAAACACTAA